In Streptantibioticus cattleyicolor NRRL 8057 = DSM 46488, a genomic segment contains:
- a CDS encoding DUF1003 domain-containing protein, translating into MSSTERTKPALGATAAPPRSRVRLDQPRAPRRSLLPAWDPEAFGRMSERIARFLGTGRFIVWMTVVIIVWIIWNVSAPRDLRFDTYPFIFLTLALSLQASYAAPLILLAQNRQDDRDRVNLEQDRRQNERSIADTEYLTREIAALRMNLGEVATRDWIRSELQDMIKELEERVYADVERHRRDRRDEGDDGSPPEAP; encoded by the coding sequence ATGAGCAGCACTGAGCGGACCAAGCCGGCGCTGGGCGCCACCGCCGCGCCGCCGCGTTCCCGGGTGCGGCTGGACCAGCCGCGGGCACCGCGCCGCAGTCTGCTGCCCGCCTGGGACCCGGAGGCGTTCGGGCGGATGAGTGAACGCATCGCGCGGTTCCTGGGAACCGGACGGTTCATCGTCTGGATGACCGTGGTCATCATCGTGTGGATCATCTGGAACGTCTCGGCCCCGCGTGATCTGCGCTTCGACACGTACCCGTTCATCTTCCTGACGCTGGCGCTGTCGTTGCAGGCGTCCTACGCGGCCCCGCTGATCCTGCTGGCGCAGAACCGGCAGGACGACCGCGACCGGGTCAACCTGGAGCAGGACCGCAGGCAGAACGAGCGCTCCATCGCCGACACCGAGTACCTCACCCGGGAGATCGCCGCGCTGCGGATGAACCTGGGCGAGGTGGCCACCCGCGACTGGATCCGCTCCGAACTCCAGGACATGATCAAGGAACTGGAGGAACGCGTCTACGCCGACGTCGAGCGCCACCGCCGCGACCGGCGTGACGAAGGCGACGACGGCTCGCCGCCCGAGGCGCCGTAA
- a CDS encoding magnesium transporter MgtE N-terminal domain-containing protein, protein MVAGAPRVFISHLSGVAVFDPNGDEVGRVRDVVVILRVGKLPPRVLGLVVEVVSRRRIFLPMTRVTSLESGQVITTGVVNLRRFEQRAAETLVLGELLDRRVRLVDGGEEVTVLDVAMVQLPARREWEIDKVFVRRGKGGPLRRRGEALTVEWSAVTGFSAEEQGQGAATLLATFEQLRPADLANVLHHLSAKRRAEVAAALDDDRLADVLEELPEDDQVEILGKLAEERAADVLEAMDPDDAADLLSELPEEDKERLLELMRPQDAAPLRRLLTYEERTAGGLMTTEPIVLRPDATVADALARVRNKDLSPALAAQVYVCRPPDETPTGKYLGVVHFQRLLRDPPFTLVGSIVDTDLRPLPPDTSLPAVTSYLATYNMVAAPVVDESGSLLGAVTVDDVLDHLLPEDWRDSAAHDTTTGLTPVPGLREATDEQH, encoded by the coding sequence ATGGTCGCAGGGGCCCCACGGGTGTTCATCTCGCATCTGTCGGGGGTCGCCGTCTTCGACCCGAACGGCGACGAGGTCGGCCGGGTACGGGACGTCGTCGTCATACTGCGGGTCGGCAAGCTGCCGCCGCGGGTGCTCGGCCTGGTGGTCGAGGTGGTCAGCCGGCGCCGGATCTTCCTGCCGATGACCCGGGTCACCAGCCTGGAGTCCGGGCAGGTGATCACCACCGGGGTGGTCAACCTGCGCCGGTTCGAGCAGCGCGCCGCCGAGACGCTGGTCCTGGGCGAGCTGCTGGACCGGCGGGTGCGCCTGGTGGACGGCGGAGAGGAGGTCACCGTGCTGGACGTGGCCATGGTGCAGCTGCCGGCCCGCCGCGAGTGGGAGATCGACAAGGTCTTCGTACGGCGCGGCAAGGGCGGCCCATTGCGCCGGCGCGGGGAGGCGCTGACCGTGGAGTGGTCGGCGGTGACCGGGTTCTCCGCCGAGGAACAGGGGCAGGGCGCGGCCACCTTGCTCGCCACCTTCGAGCAGTTGCGCCCCGCCGACCTGGCCAACGTGCTCCACCATCTGTCGGCCAAGCGCCGCGCCGAGGTGGCCGCCGCCCTCGACGACGACCGCCTCGCCGACGTGCTGGAGGAGCTGCCCGAGGACGACCAGGTGGAGATCCTGGGCAAGCTGGCCGAGGAGCGCGCCGCGGACGTGCTGGAGGCGATGGACCCCGACGACGCCGCCGACCTGCTGTCCGAGCTGCCGGAGGAGGACAAGGAGCGGCTGCTGGAGCTGATGCGCCCGCAGGACGCCGCCCCGCTGCGCCGGCTGCTGACCTACGAGGAGCGCACCGCGGGCGGCCTGATGACCACCGAGCCGATCGTGCTGCGCCCGGACGCCACGGTCGCCGACGCGCTCGCCCGGGTACGGAACAAGGACCTGTCGCCGGCGCTCGCCGCGCAGGTGTACGTGTGCCGCCCGCCGGACGAAACGCCGACCGGCAAGTACCTGGGGGTGGTCCACTTCCAGCGGCTGCTGCGTGATCCGCCGTTCACCCTGGTCGGCTCGATCGTCGACACCGACCTGCGTCCGCTGCCGCCGGACACCTCGCTGCCCGCGGTCACCAGCTATCTCGCCACGTACAACATGGTGGCCGCGCCGGTGGTCGACGAGAGCGGGTCGCTGCTGGGCGCGGTCACCGTCGACGACGTGCTCGACCATCTGCTGCCGGAGGACTGGCGGGACTCGGCGGCCCACGACACGACGACCGGGCTGACCCCCGTGCCGGGGCTGCGGGAGGCCACCGATGAGCAGCACTGA
- a CDS encoding DMT family transporter, translating into MRGHYGRIRRPHYAERVRASPRSSLPSAVVPRSGGGEPDGAGGRRVDLVLLAVAICGVSLSAPLIAATAAPALAIAFWRNAMAVGVMSPFVLVRNRAELRGMGRRAVGLSAAAGVVLAVHFGLWLPSLSMTSVASSTALVTTTPIWTTVLLRLRGQRRPGLVWAGGALAVLGVAVLSGLDFSASPRALAGDALALGGGMAAAGYVLLGAEVRRTVGTAAYTYVCYATTALALLVACLVSGASPFAGYPAATWGKLAALTVAAQLLGHSLLNRVVRGLGPSVTSTAILLETPGAALVAAVWLGQRPPVAAYPALLLVLAGLALVILADRRGSATATPEPGV; encoded by the coding sequence ATGAGGGGCCACTACGGGCGGATCCGGCGCCCGCACTACGCTGAACGGGTGCGCGCCTCACCCCGTTCCTCCCTGCCCTCGGCCGTCGTTCCGCGGAGCGGAGGCGGGGAGCCGGACGGGGCGGGTGGACGCCGGGTCGACCTGGTGCTGCTGGCGGTGGCGATCTGCGGGGTGTCGCTGTCGGCCCCGCTGATCGCGGCGACCGCGGCGCCGGCGCTGGCCATCGCGTTCTGGCGCAACGCCATGGCGGTGGGCGTGATGTCGCCGTTCGTGCTGGTGCGCAACCGTGCGGAGCTGCGCGGGATGGGGCGGCGGGCGGTCGGGCTGTCGGCGGCGGCCGGGGTGGTGCTCGCGGTGCACTTCGGGCTGTGGCTGCCGAGTCTGTCGATGACCTCGGTGGCCTCCTCCACGGCGCTGGTGACGACGACCCCGATCTGGACCACGGTGCTGCTGCGGCTGCGCGGGCAGCGGCGGCCGGGGCTGGTGTGGGCCGGTGGCGCGCTGGCCGTGCTGGGCGTGGCCGTCCTGTCGGGGCTGGACTTCTCCGCCTCGCCACGGGCGCTGGCCGGGGACGCGCTGGCGCTCGGCGGCGGGATGGCGGCGGCCGGGTACGTGCTGCTCGGCGCCGAGGTGCGGCGCACGGTGGGCACGGCCGCGTACACCTACGTCTGCTACGCCACCACGGCGCTGGCGCTGCTGGTGGCGTGCCTGGTCTCCGGCGCGTCGCCGTTCGCCGGCTACCCGGCGGCGACCTGGGGCAAGCTGGCGGCGCTGACGGTGGCCGCGCAGTTGCTCGGGCATTCGCTGCTCAACCGGGTGGTGCGCGGGCTGGGCCCGTCGGTGACCTCCACCGCGATCCTGCTGGAGACGCCGGGCGCGGCGCTGGTCGCCGCCGTGTGGCTGGGCCAACGGCCGCCGGTGGCCGCCTACCCGGCGCTGCTGCTGGTGCTCGCCGGGCTGGCCCTGGTGATCCTCGCCGACCGCCGGGGGAGCGCCACCGCCACCCCCGAACCGGGCGTGTGA
- a CDS encoding magnesium and cobalt transport protein CorA produces MSMMRDLRAVVRPALRKGDAYAAGSGAAPRAGADALGDSVVDCAVYTGGRRCAERLTPREALERVRGAGEGFVWIGLHEPGERELAGLAGEFGLHPLAVEDAVHAHQRPKLERYDDTLFTVFKTIRYVEHAELTATSEVVETGEVMVFTGPDFVITVRHGGHGSLRALRHRLEDEPELLVKGPSAVLHAISDRVVDDYLAVCDAVQSDIDEVEIDVFSDTATSGADTTAGRIYQLKREVLEFKRAVTPLMRPLQLLSERPLPVVDPGIQKYFRDVADHLVRVHEQVVGFDDLLNSILQANLAQATVAQNEDMRKITAWAAILAVPTMITGVYGMNFDHMPELHTRYGYYVVLVSMVVVCAAIHRGFRRNGWL; encoded by the coding sequence ATGTCGATGATGCGCGATCTGCGTGCCGTGGTCCGCCCGGCCCTGCGCAAGGGCGATGCCTACGCCGCCGGTTCCGGTGCCGCCCCGCGCGCCGGGGCCGACGCCCTGGGCGACTCGGTGGTCGACTGCGCCGTCTACACCGGTGGGCGCCGCTGTGCCGAACGGCTCACCCCGCGCGAGGCGCTGGAACGGGTCCGAGGCGCCGGGGAGGGCTTCGTGTGGATCGGGCTGCACGAGCCGGGCGAGCGCGAACTGGCCGGTCTCGCCGGGGAGTTCGGCCTCCACCCGCTGGCCGTGGAGGACGCCGTCCACGCCCACCAGCGGCCCAAGCTGGAGCGGTACGACGACACGCTGTTCACCGTGTTCAAGACGATCCGCTACGTCGAGCACGCCGAACTGACGGCCACCAGCGAGGTGGTGGAGACCGGCGAGGTGATGGTCTTCACCGGCCCCGACTTCGTCATCACCGTCCGGCACGGCGGCCACGGCTCGCTGCGGGCGCTGCGGCACCGGCTGGAGGACGAGCCGGAGCTGCTGGTCAAGGGGCCCAGCGCGGTGCTGCACGCGATCTCCGACCGGGTGGTCGACGACTACCTCGCGGTCTGCGACGCGGTGCAGAGCGACATCGACGAGGTGGAGATCGATGTCTTCTCCGACACCGCCACCTCCGGCGCCGACACCACGGCCGGCCGGATCTACCAACTCAAGCGCGAGGTGCTGGAATTCAAGCGCGCGGTCACCCCGCTGATGCGTCCGCTGCAACTGCTCAGCGAGCGCCCGCTGCCGGTGGTCGACCCCGGCATCCAGAAGTACTTCCGGGACGTCGCCGACCACCTGGTGCGCGTCCACGAGCAGGTGGTGGGCTTCGACGACCTGCTCAACTCCATCCTCCAGGCCAACCTGGCCCAGGCGACCGTCGCGCAGAACGAGGACATGCGCAAGATCACCGCGTGGGCGGCCATCCTCGCCGTCCCCACGATGATCACCGGGGTCTACGGGATGAACTTCGACCACATGCCCGAACTGCACACCCGCTACGGCTACTACGTGGTGCTCGTCTCCATGGTCGTGGTCTGCGCCGCCATCCACCGCGGCTTCCGGCGCAACGGCTGGCTGTAG
- a CDS encoding suppressor of fused domain protein: protein MADDARPPADADVLELTERRLRAALGEPDARAAVTFLGTERIEVLRFADGDVIRYATLGMARQPMSDPTAPTADPFRGPRAELVLSVRGGRADTDKVLRPLAVLAATPQVEGVVVAPGASLDLGEPLWPGAPFSAVLVAEPGGLVADLELPEPMEAVRFFPLLPMTANEAAWKRVHGAAALQERWLAAGTDLRDPLRAPVPLAG from the coding sequence ATGGCTGACGATGCGCGCCCCCCGGCGGACGCCGATGTGCTGGAGCTGACGGAACGACGGCTGCGTGCGGCCCTCGGCGAACCCGACGCCCGCGCGGCGGTGACGTTCCTGGGCACCGAACGCATCGAGGTGCTGCGCTTCGCCGACGGCGACGTGATCCGCTACGCCACGCTCGGCATGGCCCGGCAGCCGATGAGCGACCCCACCGCCCCGACCGCCGACCCGTTCCGCGGCCCCCGGGCCGAACTGGTGCTGTCGGTACGGGGCGGCAGGGCCGACACCGACAAGGTGCTGCGCCCGCTGGCCGTGCTCGCCGCCACCCCGCAGGTCGAGGGCGTCGTGGTGGCCCCGGGCGCCTCGCTCGACCTGGGCGAGCCGCTATGGCCCGGGGCGCCGTTCTCCGCCGTGCTGGTCGCCGAGCCCGGCGGGCTGGTGGCCGACCTGGAGCTGCCGGAGCCGATGGAGGCGGTGCGGTTCTTCCCGCTGCTGCCGATGACCGCCAACGAGGCCGCCTGGAAGCGGGTGCACGGCGCCGCGGCCCTCCAGGAACGCTGGCTGGCGGCCGGCACCGACCTGCGGGACCCGCTGCGCGCCCCGGTGCCGCTGGCCGGCTGA
- a CDS encoding DUF6758 family protein, producing the protein MRGEPSCPKCGGRVRAPGLFSDSWQCDDHGAVHPLQPVVPPSVEALGVVVHRARVPVWMPWPLPVGWLFTGVASAGDDRSGGRATAVACSGPGPLGGPGELLLVAEELGVGLGARYAGIPGPDPGPHMCVDKPPDAKVLAAGHPTPLWHVAGSPADRAVFAGEASGLWLWAVVWPERSGMLVYDELILADLRDAGAEVEMVPCGALSPRLLE; encoded by the coding sequence ATGAGGGGCGAACCCAGTTGCCCGAAGTGCGGTGGCCGGGTGCGGGCGCCCGGCCTCTTCTCGGATTCCTGGCAGTGCGACGACCACGGCGCCGTCCACCCGTTGCAACCGGTCGTACCGCCCAGCGTGGAGGCGCTCGGCGTGGTCGTGCACCGGGCGCGGGTGCCGGTGTGGATGCCGTGGCCGCTCCCGGTCGGGTGGCTCTTCACCGGGGTCGCCTCGGCCGGCGACGACCGCAGCGGCGGACGCGCGACCGCCGTCGCCTGCTCCGGCCCCGGCCCGCTCGGCGGCCCCGGCGAGCTGCTGCTGGTCGCCGAGGAACTGGGGGTCGGCCTCGGCGCCCGGTACGCCGGCATCCCCGGCCCGGACCCGGGGCCCCACATGTGCGTGGACAAGCCGCCGGACGCCAAGGTGCTGGCGGCCGGCCACCCCACCCCGCTGTGGCACGTGGCCGGCTCCCCGGCCGACCGCGCGGTCTTCGCCGGCGAGGCGTCCGGCCTGTGGCTGTGGGCCGTCGTCTGGCCCGAGCGCTCCGGGATGCTCGTCTACGACGAGCTGATACTGGCCGATCTGCGTGACGCGGGCGCGGAGGTGGAGATGGTGCCGTGCGGGGCGCTCTCGCCCCGGCTGCTGGAGTGA
- a CDS encoding PHP domain-containing protein, which yields MRIDLHTHSTASDGTDTPAELVRNAAAAGLDVVALTDHDTVAGHPEATEALRTLHRLDGSRLTLVTGAELSCRVGGVSMHMLAYLFDPAEPELARERELVRDDRVPRAKAMIAKLRDLGVPVTWEQVARIAGVPATAATGGGISVGRPHLAAAMVELGVVATVSDAFTDQWLADGGRAYAEKHELDPFDAIRLVKAAGGVTVFAHPAAAKRGRLVPEDVIAELAAAGLDGIETDHMDHDEDTRVRLRGLAAELGLLTTGSSDYHGSRKTCRLGEYTTDPEVYREISRRATGAVPISAI from the coding sequence GTGCGCATCGACCTGCACACCCATTCCACCGCCTCCGACGGCACCGACACCCCGGCCGAGCTGGTCCGCAACGCCGCCGCGGCCGGGCTCGACGTGGTGGCCCTCACCGACCACGACACGGTGGCCGGACACCCCGAGGCCACCGAGGCGCTGCGCACCCTGCACCGGCTGGACGGCTCCCGCCTGACCCTGGTCACCGGAGCCGAACTCTCCTGCCGGGTCGGCGGCGTCAGCATGCACATGCTGGCCTACCTCTTCGACCCGGCCGAGCCGGAACTGGCCCGGGAACGCGAACTCGTCCGCGACGACCGGGTGCCGCGCGCCAAGGCCATGATCGCCAAACTGCGCGACCTGGGGGTCCCGGTCACCTGGGAACAGGTCGCCCGGATCGCCGGCGTACCGGCGACGGCCGCCACCGGCGGCGGGATATCGGTCGGCCGCCCGCACCTGGCCGCCGCGATGGTCGAGCTCGGCGTCGTCGCCACCGTCTCCGACGCCTTCACCGACCAGTGGCTGGCGGACGGCGGCCGGGCCTACGCCGAGAAGCACGAACTCGACCCGTTCGACGCGATCCGCCTGGTCAAGGCGGCCGGCGGGGTCACCGTCTTCGCCCACCCGGCCGCCGCCAAGCGCGGCCGGCTGGTCCCCGAGGACGTCATCGCCGAACTCGCCGCGGCCGGCCTCGACGGCATCGAGACCGACCACATGGACCACGACGAGGACACCCGCGTCCGGCTGCGCGGCCTCGCCGCCGAGCTGGGCCTGCTGACCACCGGCTCCAGCGACTACCACGGCAGCCGGAAGACCTGCCGGCTCGGCGAGTACACCACCGACCCCGAGGTCTACCGGGAGATCTCGCGCCGGGCCACCGGCGCGGTCCCGATCAGCGCCATCTAG
- a CDS encoding MarC family protein — MFDVTLFGSVFVTLFVIMDPPGITPIFIALTGGRTTKVQRRMAWQAVLVAFGVIAVFALCGQQILDYLHVSVPALRISGGLLLLLIALDLLTGKADEPSQTKDVNVALVPLGMPLLAGPGAIVTVILAVQHAGGAGQQISVWAAIVAMHIVLWLTMRYSLAIIRIIKDGGVVLVTRLSGMLLSAIAVQQVANGVMGFIHGG, encoded by the coding sequence ATGTTCGACGTCACCCTCTTCGGGTCGGTCTTCGTCACGCTGTTCGTGATCATGGACCCGCCCGGGATCACCCCCATCTTCATCGCCCTCACCGGCGGTCGCACCACCAAGGTCCAGCGGCGGATGGCCTGGCAGGCGGTACTGGTCGCGTTCGGCGTCATCGCCGTCTTCGCCCTGTGCGGCCAGCAGATCCTGGACTACCTGCACGTGTCGGTGCCGGCCCTGCGGATCTCCGGCGGGCTGCTCCTGCTGCTGATCGCGCTCGACCTGCTGACCGGCAAGGCCGACGAGCCGAGCCAGACCAAGGACGTCAACGTCGCCCTGGTGCCGCTGGGCATGCCGCTGCTGGCCGGCCCCGGCGCCATCGTCACGGTGATCCTCGCCGTGCAGCACGCGGGCGGCGCCGGCCAGCAGATCTCGGTCTGGGCGGCCATCGTCGCCATGCACATCGTGCTGTGGCTGACCATGCGCTACTCGCTGGCGATCATCCGGATCATCAAGGACGGCGGCGTGGTGCTGGTCACCCGGCTCTCCGGCATGCTGCTGTCGGCCATCGCCGTCCAGCAGGTGGCCAACGGCGTGATGGGCTTCATCCACGGCGGCTGA
- a CDS encoding alpha/beta fold hydrolase, with amino-acid sequence MSRPPMLTLPPSARARRLETGRGSFAVLDAGEPRRGTVLLVPGFTGSKEDFIALLQPLAEAGLRAVAVDGRGQYETGGPRVRGAYAQDELAADLLAQGEALGGPVHLVGHSMGGQLARAAVLRGGGPWASLTLMSSGPAAIDEGQRVRTRLLVEALAATDLESIWRTMRAMDAEQAAARRAAGGPGGGGEPPLPSGIEEFLHQRWLANVPEQLAVTGEQLTTEPDRVAELAAVPLPKLVISGEVDYAWPVPWLDEMARRLAARRVVIPGAEHSPNAERPGGTARALLDFWFSGSVAQGGN; translated from the coding sequence ATGAGCCGACCTCCGATGCTGACCCTCCCGCCCTCCGCCCGTGCCCGTCGGCTGGAGACGGGGCGGGGGTCGTTCGCCGTGCTGGACGCGGGTGAGCCGCGGCGCGGGACCGTTCTGCTGGTGCCGGGGTTCACCGGCAGCAAGGAGGACTTCATCGCGCTGCTGCAACCGCTGGCCGAGGCCGGGCTGCGGGCGGTGGCGGTGGACGGCCGCGGGCAGTACGAGACCGGTGGGCCGCGGGTGCGCGGCGCGTACGCCCAGGACGAGCTGGCGGCCGATCTGCTGGCGCAGGGCGAGGCGTTGGGCGGGCCGGTGCATCTGGTGGGCCACTCGATGGGGGGTCAGCTGGCCCGGGCCGCGGTGCTGCGCGGCGGTGGGCCGTGGGCTTCGCTGACGTTGATGAGCTCGGGCCCGGCCGCGATCGACGAGGGCCAGCGGGTGCGCACCCGGCTGCTCGTCGAGGCGCTGGCCGCCACCGATCTGGAGTCCATCTGGCGGACCATGCGGGCCATGGACGCCGAGCAGGCCGCGGCCCGGCGGGCGGCGGGCGGCCCCGGGGGCGGCGGCGAGCCCCCGTTGCCCTCCGGGATCGAGGAGTTCTTGCACCAGCGCTGGCTGGCCAACGTGCCCGAGCAGCTCGCGGTCACCGGTGAGCAACTGACGACCGAGCCCGACCGGGTCGCCGAGCTGGCCGCCGTCCCGCTGCCCAAGCTGGTGATCTCCGGCGAGGTCGACTACGCCTGGCCCGTTCCGTGGCTGGACGAGATGGCCCGCCGCCTCGCCGCCCGACGCGTGGTGATCCCCGGCGCCGAGCACTCCCCCAACGCCGAACGCCCAGGTGGGACGGCACGCGCGCTGCTCGACTTCTGGTTTTCCGGTTCCGTTGCGCAGGGCGGGAATTAG
- a CDS encoding ferritin-like fold-containing protein — protein sequence MQTPDETNATPATGIAARDWATAAADPQYRAAVVDLLGALAYGELAAFERLAEDAKLAPTLADKAELAKMASAEFGHFERLRDRLAEVGEEPTAAMEPFAAALDGFHRQTAPSDWLEGLVKAYVGDSIASDFYREVAARLDSDTRSLVLAVLDDTGHASFAVEKVRAAIEAEPRVGGRLALWARRLMGEALSQAQRVVAERDALSTMLVGGVADGFDLAEVGRMFTRITEAHTKRMSALGLAS from the coding sequence ATGCAGACGCCTGACGAGACCAACGCCACCCCCGCCACCGGCATCGCCGCCCGCGACTGGGCCACCGCCGCCGCGGACCCGCAGTACCGCGCCGCGGTCGTCGACCTGCTGGGGGCGCTGGCCTACGGCGAGCTGGCCGCGTTCGAACGGCTGGCGGAGGATGCCAAGCTGGCGCCCACCCTGGCCGACAAGGCGGAGCTGGCGAAGATGGCGTCGGCCGAGTTCGGCCACTTCGAACGGCTGCGGGACCGGCTCGCCGAGGTCGGCGAGGAGCCCACCGCCGCGATGGAGCCGTTCGCCGCCGCGCTCGACGGCTTCCACCGCCAGACCGCCCCGTCCGACTGGCTGGAGGGCCTGGTCAAGGCGTATGTGGGCGACTCGATCGCCAGTGACTTCTACCGCGAGGTGGCCGCCCGGCTCGACTCCGACACCCGCTCGCTGGTGCTGGCGGTGCTGGACGACACCGGGCACGCCAGCTTCGCGGTGGAGAAGGTGCGGGCCGCCATCGAGGCCGAACCGCGGGTCGGCGGACGGCTGGCGCTGTGGGCCCGCCGGCTGATGGGCGAGGCGCTCTCCCAGGCCCAGCGGGTGGTCGCCGAGCGCGACGCCCTGTCCACGATGCTGGTCGGCGGGGTCGCCGACGGCTTCGACCTGGCCGAGGTGGGCCGGATGTTCACCCGGATCACCGAGGCGCACACCAAGCGGATGTCCGCCCTCGGCCTCGCCTCCTGA
- a CDS encoding DUF3107 domain-containing protein: MEVKIGVQHAPREIVIESEQSGEEIEQAVAAALTGSAKLLSLTDDRGRKVLVPSERLAYVEIGEPTKHKVGFGAI; this comes from the coding sequence GTGGAGGTCAAGATCGGCGTGCAGCACGCGCCGCGCGAGATCGTCATCGAGAGCGAGCAGTCGGGTGAGGAGATCGAGCAGGCGGTCGCCGCCGCGCTCACCGGTTCCGCCAAGCTGCTCAGCCTCACCGACGACCGGGGCCGCAAGGTCCTGGTGCCGTCCGAGCGCCTCGCCTACGTCGAGATCGGCGAGCCGACCAAGCACAAGGTCGGTTTCGGAGCCATCTGA
- a CDS encoding TetR/AcrR family transcriptional regulator — MTATEQTEARPRGTRLPRRARRNQLLGAAQEVFVAQGYHAAAMDDIAERAGVSKPVLYQHFPGKLELYLALLDQHCEALLQSVRTALSTTTDNKKRVEATMRAYFAYVEDEGGAFRLVFESDLTNEPAVRERVDKVSLDCAEAISEVIAEDTGLAKEQAMLLAVGLGGVSQVVARYWLSTGSRLPREEAVQLLTSLAWRGIAGFPLHGAEGVPGQH; from the coding sequence GTGACAGCCACGGAGCAGACCGAGGCGCGCCCGCGCGGGACGCGTCTGCCGCGCCGCGCCCGACGCAACCAGCTCCTCGGCGCGGCCCAGGAGGTGTTCGTCGCCCAGGGCTACCACGCGGCGGCGATGGACGACATCGCCGAGCGCGCCGGGGTCAGCAAGCCCGTGCTCTACCAGCACTTCCCCGGCAAGCTGGAGCTCTACCTGGCCCTGCTCGACCAGCACTGCGAGGCGCTGCTGCAGTCGGTGCGCACCGCGTTGTCCACCACCACGGACAACAAGAAGCGCGTCGAGGCCACCATGCGCGCCTACTTCGCCTACGTGGAGGACGAGGGCGGCGCCTTCCGGCTGGTCTTCGAGTCGGACCTGACCAACGAGCCGGCCGTGCGCGAGCGGGTGGACAAGGTCTCGCTGGACTGCGCGGAGGCGATCAGCGAGGTCATCGCGGAGGACACCGGCCTCGCCAAGGAGCAGGCGATGCTGCTCGCGGTGGGCCTGGGCGGGGTCTCCCAGGTGGTGGCCCGCTACTGGCTGTCCACCGGCAGCCGGCTGCCCCGCGAGGAGGCCGTGCAGCTGCTGACCTCGCTGGCCTGGCGCGGCATCGCCGGCTTCCCGCTGCACGGCGCCGAGGGAGTGCCGGGCCAGCATTGA
- a CDS encoding alpha/beta fold hydrolase: protein MSSTESSDADAAQTAVTVPPAGPVAQGGERLRVFSRPGFSLTVRSRAGRTAGLPTALFLHGLGGSSQNWSVLMAKVADVVQGEALDLPGFGYSPPPDDGDYSISGHARTVVRYLEESGRGPVHLVGNSMGGTVAVRIAARRPDLVRTLTLISPALPEIPPQRTAWPTALASVPGLPRLYQRVTRDWPIERRTRALLALCYGDPGAVGRREFEEDAREYARRLTLPYFWDAMARSTRGIVDAYTLGGQHAMWRQAERVLAPTLLVYGGRDKLVSFRMARRAARAFRDSRLLAIPDGGHVSMMEHPELVARAFRDLLAERADGKGTAPGTTDRS from the coding sequence ATGTCATCGACCGAGTCGTCCGACGCCGACGCGGCCCAGACGGCCGTCACCGTCCCGCCCGCCGGGCCGGTGGCGCAGGGCGGCGAGAGGCTGCGGGTCTTCTCCCGGCCCGGCTTCTCGCTGACCGTACGGTCGCGGGCGGGACGGACCGCGGGGCTGCCGACCGCGCTCTTCCTGCACGGGCTCGGCGGCTCCTCGCAGAACTGGTCGGTGCTGATGGCCAAGGTCGCCGACGTCGTCCAGGGCGAGGCGCTCGACCTGCCCGGCTTCGGCTACTCCCCGCCGCCGGACGACGGCGACTACTCGATCAGCGGCCACGCCCGCACCGTCGTGCGCTACCTGGAGGAGTCCGGGCGCGGCCCGGTGCACCTGGTCGGCAACTCGATGGGCGGCACGGTGGCCGTCCGGATCGCCGCCCGCCGCCCCGACCTGGTGCGCACCCTCACCCTGATCTCCCCGGCGCTGCCGGAGATCCCGCCGCAGCGCACCGCGTGGCCCACCGCGCTCGCCTCGGTCCCCGGGCTGCCCCGGCTCTACCAGCGCGTCACCCGCGACTGGCCGATCGAACGGCGCACCCGGGCGCTGCTCGCCCTGTGCTACGGCGACCCGGGGGCCGTCGGGCGGCGCGAGTTCGAGGAGGACGCCCGGGAGTACGCGCGGCGGTTGACGCTGCCGTACTTCTGGGACGCCATGGCGCGCTCCACCCGGGGCATCGTCGACGCCTACACCCTCGGCGGCCAGCACGCGATGTGGCGGCAGGCGGAACGGGTGCTGGCGCCCACGCTGCTGGTCTACGGTGGGCGGGACAAACTGGTGTCGTTCCGCATGGCACGCCGGGCCGCCAGGGCGTTCCGGGACTCGCGGCTGCTGGCCATCCCGGACGGCGGCCACGTGTCGATGATGGAGCACCCGGAGCTGGTGGCGCGGGCCTTCCGCGACCTGCTCGCCGAGCGGGCCGACGGCAAGGGGACCGCCCCCGGCACCACGGACAGGAGCTGA